The following are encoded in a window of Numida meleagris isolate 19003 breed g44 Domestic line chromosome 13, NumMel1.0, whole genome shotgun sequence genomic DNA:
- the CARD11 gene encoding caspase recruitment domain-containing protein 11 isoform X2: MSTQGGEPEMDDCLETLKDEEEALWENVECNRHMLSRYINPAKLTPYLRQCKVIDEQDEDEVLNSLMLPSKINRAGRLLDILHTKGQRGYVVFLESLEFYYPELYKLVTGKEPTRRFSTIVVEEGHEGLTHFLMNEIIKLQQQVKTKDMQRCDLLAKSRQLEDERKQLKLNKIELMTFQERYNKMKEERNNYNDELVKVKDENYNLAMRYAQLSDEKSMAVMRSRDLQLEIDQLKHRLNKVEEECKLERNQSLKLKNDIENRPKKEQMLELERENEMMKTKIQELQSIIQADKRSLPDSDKAILDILEHDRKEALEDRHELVNKIFNLQEEIRHVEDLRDKYLEEKEDLELKCSTLGKDCEMYKHRMNTVMIQLEEVEKERDQAFRSRDEAQTQYSHCLIEKDKYRKQIRELEERNDELRIEMVRKEACIVNLECKLRRLSKDNNCHDQSLPRNLPITIISQTFGTSSPKANGQEADDSSTSEDSPEDNKFFLPDQARLKRRVNLKGIQINPRAKSPVSMNKTSEFQAVRAQDEDGADASNGRTDTSSSNSVSISNSISSCEVSKIQTLRNRNDSIMSTTPEPPGNDSIVRRCKEDAPPCSVVEEDNDSFGFDALELDDDSHDRHSHGAPSVHSSSSSHQSEGLDAYDLEHVNSIFRKFSLERPFRPSVTSVGRIRNSCHTIQRITLNGDTLNSEITLIGGNNKGSFVSSVKAGSLAEKAGLREGHQLLLLEGCIKGENQSVPLDTCTKEEVHWTIQRCHGPVTLQYKSNHEGYRKLLSELEDGLIASGDSFHIRLNLNISSQLDCCSLSVKCDEIVHILDTMYQGTCGGCDWLCARVDPFTDKDLERGTIPSYSRAQQLLLVKLQRLMHRGSKDETDSSHNTLRALRNTLQPEEPAPQSDPKTSPRLSRASFLLGQILQFVSRSENKYKRMNSNERVRIVTGWPSGLARTSSEAKKPLPDKLEDLDSKSEINKRLIPYSLVRPIHCERRRPVLFTPTMLAKTLVQKLLNSGGALEFNICKPDIVTKEEFLRRQRMETIIFSREKNLSTYECIVPANIEAVTAKNKHCLLEAGISCTKDLIKAKIYPIVLFIRVSEKNIKRFRKLLPKPEAEDEFLRMCRLKEKELEELPCLYASVEADAWSSIEDLIRTIKDKIGEEQRKTIWIDEDQL; this comes from the exons GAGGAGAGCCAGAGATGGATGACTGCCTGGAGACACTGAAAGATGAGGAGGAAGCTTTGTGGGAGAATGTTGAGTGCAACCGGCACATGCTGAGCCGGTACATCAATCCGGCCAAGCTGACCCCGTACCTGCGGCAGTGCAAAGTAATCGATGAGCAAGACGAAGATGAGGTGCTTAACTCGCTTATGCTGCCCTCCAAAATTAACCGAGCAG GGCGGCTGCTGGACATTCTTCACACCAAGGGCCAAAGGGGCTACGTGGTTTTCTTGGAGAGCCTGGAGTTTTACTACCCTGAACTCTACAAACTGGTGACAGGCAAGGAACCCACACGGAGGTTTTCCACTATTGTCG tggAGGAGGGACATGAAGGCCTTACCCATTTCCTGATGAATGAGATCATTAAGCTTCAGCAGCAAGTAAAGACAAAAGACATGCAGCGCTGCGACCTGTTGGCTAAGTCTCGCCAGTTGGAGGATGAGCGAAAACAACTAAAACTGAACAAGATAGAGCTGATGACCTTCCAGGAGAGATACAACAAgatgaaggaggagaggaaCAACTACAATGATGAGCTGGTCAAGGTGAAGGATGAGAACTACAATCTGGCCATGAGATATGCCCAGCTGAGCGACGAGAAGAGCATGGCTGTGATGAGGAGCCGAGACCTGCAGCTCGAG ATTGACCAGCTGAAGCACCGCCTGAACAAGGTGGAAGAGGAATGCAAGCTGGAGAGGAACCAGTcactaaaactgaaaaatgataTTGAAAACCGACCCAAAAAGGAGCAGATGCTGGAGCTGGAACGGGAAAATGAGATGATGAAGACTAAAATCCAGGAGTTACAGTCCATTATTCAG GCTGACAAGCGGAGTTTACCAGATTCAGACAAAGCCATTTTGGATATCCTGGAGCATGACCGTAAGGAGGCACTGGAAGATCGTCATGAGTTGGTCAACAAGATCTTTAATCTCCAAGAGGAGATTCGTCATGTGGAGGACTTGAGAGACAAG TATcttgaagagaaagaagattTGGAGTTGAAGTGTTCAACGCTAGGAAAAGACTGTGAGATGTATAAGCACCGTATGAACACTGTGATGATACAGCTAGAAGAGGTGGAGAAGGAACGAGACCAG GCATTCCGCTCACGTGATGAGGCTCAGACACAGTATTCACACTGTCTGAttgaaaaagataaatacaGGAAGCAGATTcgggagctggaggagagaaaCGATGAACTCCGAATTGAAATGGTTCGGAAAGAAGCCTGCATTGTCAACCTAGAGTGCAAACTCCGACGGCTCTCTAAGGACAATAATTGTCATGACCAG AGTTTGCCACGCAATCTACCCATCACTATTATCTCCCAGACCTTTGGCACTTCCAGCCCAAAAGCCAATGGTCAGGAAGCAGATGACTCCTCCACATCAGAAGACTCACCAGAAGACAACAAATTCTTCTTGCCTGATCAAGCTCGACTCAAGAGAAGAGTGAACCTGAAGGGAATCCAG atAAATCCAAGAGCTAAATCCCCTGTCAGCATGAACAAAACATCAGAGTTTCAAG CAGTCAGAGCACAGGATGAAGATGGAGCTGATGCCAGCAATGGCCGCACAGACACTAGTTCCTCTAATTCTGTTTCCATCAGTAACTCCATCAGCAGCTGTGAAGTCAGCAAAATT caaacactgagaAATCGCAATGACAGCATCATGTCTACCACTCCTGAGCCTCCGGGAAACGACTCCATAGTCCGACGCTGCAAAGAGGACGCCCCTCCCTGCAG cgTGGTTGAAGAGGACAATGACAGCTTTGGATTTGATGCTTTGGAGTTAGATG ATGACAGTCATGACAGGCACTCACATGGAGCTCCTTCGGTGcactcttcttcctcttcccatcAGTCAGAAGGCCTGGATGCCTATGACCTTGAGCACGTCAACTCCATATTTAGAAAGTTCTCTCTGGAAAG GCCTTTTCGTCCCTCTGTCACATCTGTTGGGCGCATCAGGAATTCCTGCCATACCATCCAGCGCATAACGCTGAATGGAGATACTCTCAACTCAGAAATCACTCTTATAGGAGGTAACAACAAAGGGAGCTTTGTTAGCTCTGTCAAAGCAGGATCACTTGCCGAAAAAGCTGGTCTTCGAGAGGGGCACCAACTCCTACTG TTGGAGGGCTGCATCAAAGGGGAAAATCAGAGTGTTCCCTTGGATACTTGCACAAAAGAAGAAGTTCACTGGACAATTCAGAGGTGCCATGGTCCAGTAACACTTCAGTATAAATCAAATCATGAAG GTTACAGGAAGCTGCTCTCCGAGCTGGAAGATGGGCTTATCGCATCGGGGGACTCGTTTCACATCCGCCTGAATCTGAACATCTCCAGCCAGCTGGACTGCTGCTCCCTATCAGTGAAATGTGATGAGATTGTTCATATTCTTGACACCATGTACCAGGGGACATGCGGAGGATGTGACTGGCTTTGTGCCAGAGTTGATCCTTTCACAGACAAGGACCTGGAGAGAGGGACCATTCCCAGCTACAGCAG AGCCCAGCAACTTCTCCTGGTGAAGCTGCAGCGGCTGATGCACAGAGGAAGCAAAGATGAAACAGACAGCTCGCACAACACCCTGCGGGCACTCCGG AATACACTGCAGCCAGAGGAGCCTGCCCCACAGAGTGACCCAAAAACCAGCCCTCGTCTGTCCAGAGCAAGCTTTCTTTTGGGCCAAATATTACAG TTTGTCAGCAGgtctgaaaacaaatataagCGTATGAATAGCAATGAGCGAGTTCGTATCGTCACTGGCTGGCCCTCTGGTCTGGCACGGACCtcatctgaagcaaagaaaCCCTTGCCTGATAAACTGGAAG ATTTGGATTCCAAAAGTGAAATCAACAAGAGGCTGATCCCTTACAGCTTGGTGAGACCCATCCACTGTGAGCGCAGGCGCCCCGTTCTTTTCACCCCCACCATGCTTGCCAAGACCTTGGTTCAGAAGCTTCTCAACTCCGGAGGTGCCCTGGAATTCAACATATGCAAGCCAG ATATAGTAACAAAGGAAGAGTTCTTAAGGAGGCAAAGGATGGAGACGATCATcttcagcagagagaagaatCTGAGCACGTACGAGTGCATTGTACCTGCCAATATCGAGGCCGTCACCGCCAAG AATAAGCATTGTCTCCTGGAAGCCGGAATAAGCTGCACAAAGGATTTAATCAAAGCCAAGATATATCCCATTGTTCTTTTTATCAGAGTCTCGGAGAAGAACATCAAGAGGTTCAG GAAACTATTGCCAAAGCCGGAGGCTGAAGATGAGTTCTTACGTATGTGCCGtctgaaggagaaagaactgGAAGAGCTGCCGTGTCTTTATGCCTCTGTAGAGGCAGATGCATGGAGCAGTATTGAAGACCTTATCAGAACAATAAAGGACAAGATTGGAGAAGAGCAGCGTAAAACCATCTGGATAGATGAAGATCAGCTCTAA
- the CARD11 gene encoding caspase recruitment domain-containing protein 11 isoform X1 yields MFSDQSDTVQRGPGLSSQVPAFSPLSVSPYTATEDRRTELLTWVLTLPEVHLHELAHHVYAGKLHIPVGMAERNRGGGEPEMDDCLETLKDEEEALWENVECNRHMLSRYINPAKLTPYLRQCKVIDEQDEDEVLNSLMLPSKINRAGRLLDILHTKGQRGYVVFLESLEFYYPELYKLVTGKEPTRRFSTIVVEEGHEGLTHFLMNEIIKLQQQVKTKDMQRCDLLAKSRQLEDERKQLKLNKIELMTFQERYNKMKEERNNYNDELVKVKDENYNLAMRYAQLSDEKSMAVMRSRDLQLEIDQLKHRLNKVEEECKLERNQSLKLKNDIENRPKKEQMLELERENEMMKTKIQELQSIIQADKRSLPDSDKAILDILEHDRKEALEDRHELVNKIFNLQEEIRHVEDLRDKYLEEKEDLELKCSTLGKDCEMYKHRMNTVMIQLEEVEKERDQAFRSRDEAQTQYSHCLIEKDKYRKQIRELEERNDELRIEMVRKEACIVNLECKLRRLSKDNNCHDQSLPRNLPITIISQTFGTSSPKANGQEADDSSTSEDSPEDNKFFLPDQARLKRRVNLKGIQINPRAKSPVSMNKTSEFQAVRAQDEDGADASNGRTDTSSSNSVSISNSISSCEVSKIQTLRNRNDSIMSTTPEPPGNDSIVRRCKEDAPPCSVVEEDNDSFGFDALELDDDSHDRHSHGAPSVHSSSSSHQSEGLDAYDLEHVNSIFRKFSLERPFRPSVTSVGRIRNSCHTIQRITLNGDTLNSEITLIGGNNKGSFVSSVKAGSLAEKAGLREGHQLLLLEGCIKGENQSVPLDTCTKEEVHWTIQRCHGPVTLQYKSNHEGYRKLLSELEDGLIASGDSFHIRLNLNISSQLDCCSLSVKCDEIVHILDTMYQGTCGGCDWLCARVDPFTDKDLERGTIPSYSRAQQLLLVKLQRLMHRGSKDETDSSHNTLRALRNTLQPEEPAPQSDPKTSPRLSRASFLLGQILQFVSRSENKYKRMNSNERVRIVTGWPSGLARTSSEAKKPLPDKLEDLDSKSEINKRLIPYSLVRPIHCERRRPVLFTPTMLAKTLVQKLLNSGGALEFNICKPDIVTKEEFLRRQRMETIIFSREKNLSTYECIVPANIEAVTAKNKHCLLEAGISCTKDLIKAKIYPIVLFIRVSEKNIKRFRKLLPKPEAEDEFLRMCRLKEKELEELPCLYASVEADAWSSIEDLIRTIKDKIGEEQRKTIWIDEDQL; encoded by the exons ATGTTTTCAGATCAGAGTGACACCGTGCAGAGGGGGCCAGGTCTGAGCTCACAGGTGCCTGCGTTCAGCCCCCTGTCAGTCAGTCCATACACAGCTACAGAGGACAGACGTACAGAACTACTCACCTGGGTGTTAACTCTTCCTGAGGTGCATTTGCATGAGTTGGCTCATCACGTTTATGCTGGAAAATTGCACATTCCAGTCGGTATGGCTGAGAGGAACAGAGGAG GAGGAGAGCCAGAGATGGATGACTGCCTGGAGACACTGAAAGATGAGGAGGAAGCTTTGTGGGAGAATGTTGAGTGCAACCGGCACATGCTGAGCCGGTACATCAATCCGGCCAAGCTGACCCCGTACCTGCGGCAGTGCAAAGTAATCGATGAGCAAGACGAAGATGAGGTGCTTAACTCGCTTATGCTGCCCTCCAAAATTAACCGAGCAG GGCGGCTGCTGGACATTCTTCACACCAAGGGCCAAAGGGGCTACGTGGTTTTCTTGGAGAGCCTGGAGTTTTACTACCCTGAACTCTACAAACTGGTGACAGGCAAGGAACCCACACGGAGGTTTTCCACTATTGTCG tggAGGAGGGACATGAAGGCCTTACCCATTTCCTGATGAATGAGATCATTAAGCTTCAGCAGCAAGTAAAGACAAAAGACATGCAGCGCTGCGACCTGTTGGCTAAGTCTCGCCAGTTGGAGGATGAGCGAAAACAACTAAAACTGAACAAGATAGAGCTGATGACCTTCCAGGAGAGATACAACAAgatgaaggaggagaggaaCAACTACAATGATGAGCTGGTCAAGGTGAAGGATGAGAACTACAATCTGGCCATGAGATATGCCCAGCTGAGCGACGAGAAGAGCATGGCTGTGATGAGGAGCCGAGACCTGCAGCTCGAG ATTGACCAGCTGAAGCACCGCCTGAACAAGGTGGAAGAGGAATGCAAGCTGGAGAGGAACCAGTcactaaaactgaaaaatgataTTGAAAACCGACCCAAAAAGGAGCAGATGCTGGAGCTGGAACGGGAAAATGAGATGATGAAGACTAAAATCCAGGAGTTACAGTCCATTATTCAG GCTGACAAGCGGAGTTTACCAGATTCAGACAAAGCCATTTTGGATATCCTGGAGCATGACCGTAAGGAGGCACTGGAAGATCGTCATGAGTTGGTCAACAAGATCTTTAATCTCCAAGAGGAGATTCGTCATGTGGAGGACTTGAGAGACAAG TATcttgaagagaaagaagattTGGAGTTGAAGTGTTCAACGCTAGGAAAAGACTGTGAGATGTATAAGCACCGTATGAACACTGTGATGATACAGCTAGAAGAGGTGGAGAAGGAACGAGACCAG GCATTCCGCTCACGTGATGAGGCTCAGACACAGTATTCACACTGTCTGAttgaaaaagataaatacaGGAAGCAGATTcgggagctggaggagagaaaCGATGAACTCCGAATTGAAATGGTTCGGAAAGAAGCCTGCATTGTCAACCTAGAGTGCAAACTCCGACGGCTCTCTAAGGACAATAATTGTCATGACCAG AGTTTGCCACGCAATCTACCCATCACTATTATCTCCCAGACCTTTGGCACTTCCAGCCCAAAAGCCAATGGTCAGGAAGCAGATGACTCCTCCACATCAGAAGACTCACCAGAAGACAACAAATTCTTCTTGCCTGATCAAGCTCGACTCAAGAGAAGAGTGAACCTGAAGGGAATCCAG atAAATCCAAGAGCTAAATCCCCTGTCAGCATGAACAAAACATCAGAGTTTCAAG CAGTCAGAGCACAGGATGAAGATGGAGCTGATGCCAGCAATGGCCGCACAGACACTAGTTCCTCTAATTCTGTTTCCATCAGTAACTCCATCAGCAGCTGTGAAGTCAGCAAAATT caaacactgagaAATCGCAATGACAGCATCATGTCTACCACTCCTGAGCCTCCGGGAAACGACTCCATAGTCCGACGCTGCAAAGAGGACGCCCCTCCCTGCAG cgTGGTTGAAGAGGACAATGACAGCTTTGGATTTGATGCTTTGGAGTTAGATG ATGACAGTCATGACAGGCACTCACATGGAGCTCCTTCGGTGcactcttcttcctcttcccatcAGTCAGAAGGCCTGGATGCCTATGACCTTGAGCACGTCAACTCCATATTTAGAAAGTTCTCTCTGGAAAG GCCTTTTCGTCCCTCTGTCACATCTGTTGGGCGCATCAGGAATTCCTGCCATACCATCCAGCGCATAACGCTGAATGGAGATACTCTCAACTCAGAAATCACTCTTATAGGAGGTAACAACAAAGGGAGCTTTGTTAGCTCTGTCAAAGCAGGATCACTTGCCGAAAAAGCTGGTCTTCGAGAGGGGCACCAACTCCTACTG TTGGAGGGCTGCATCAAAGGGGAAAATCAGAGTGTTCCCTTGGATACTTGCACAAAAGAAGAAGTTCACTGGACAATTCAGAGGTGCCATGGTCCAGTAACACTTCAGTATAAATCAAATCATGAAG GTTACAGGAAGCTGCTCTCCGAGCTGGAAGATGGGCTTATCGCATCGGGGGACTCGTTTCACATCCGCCTGAATCTGAACATCTCCAGCCAGCTGGACTGCTGCTCCCTATCAGTGAAATGTGATGAGATTGTTCATATTCTTGACACCATGTACCAGGGGACATGCGGAGGATGTGACTGGCTTTGTGCCAGAGTTGATCCTTTCACAGACAAGGACCTGGAGAGAGGGACCATTCCCAGCTACAGCAG AGCCCAGCAACTTCTCCTGGTGAAGCTGCAGCGGCTGATGCACAGAGGAAGCAAAGATGAAACAGACAGCTCGCACAACACCCTGCGGGCACTCCGG AATACACTGCAGCCAGAGGAGCCTGCCCCACAGAGTGACCCAAAAACCAGCCCTCGTCTGTCCAGAGCAAGCTTTCTTTTGGGCCAAATATTACAG TTTGTCAGCAGgtctgaaaacaaatataagCGTATGAATAGCAATGAGCGAGTTCGTATCGTCACTGGCTGGCCCTCTGGTCTGGCACGGACCtcatctgaagcaaagaaaCCCTTGCCTGATAAACTGGAAG ATTTGGATTCCAAAAGTGAAATCAACAAGAGGCTGATCCCTTACAGCTTGGTGAGACCCATCCACTGTGAGCGCAGGCGCCCCGTTCTTTTCACCCCCACCATGCTTGCCAAGACCTTGGTTCAGAAGCTTCTCAACTCCGGAGGTGCCCTGGAATTCAACATATGCAAGCCAG ATATAGTAACAAAGGAAGAGTTCTTAAGGAGGCAAAGGATGGAGACGATCATcttcagcagagagaagaatCTGAGCACGTACGAGTGCATTGTACCTGCCAATATCGAGGCCGTCACCGCCAAG AATAAGCATTGTCTCCTGGAAGCCGGAATAAGCTGCACAAAGGATTTAATCAAAGCCAAGATATATCCCATTGTTCTTTTTATCAGAGTCTCGGAGAAGAACATCAAGAGGTTCAG GAAACTATTGCCAAAGCCGGAGGCTGAAGATGAGTTCTTACGTATGTGCCGtctgaaggagaaagaactgGAAGAGCTGCCGTGTCTTTATGCCTCTGTAGAGGCAGATGCATGGAGCAGTATTGAAGACCTTATCAGAACAATAAAGGACAAGATTGGAGAAGAGCAGCGTAAAACCATCTGGATAGATGAAGATCAGCTCTAA